A genomic region of Rhodospirillales bacterium contains the following coding sequences:
- a CDS encoding integrase arm-type DNA-binding domain-containing protein: MKLTAKACEAAKPKDKAYKLFDGGGLYLEVKPPNSKLWRMKYRYLGKEKKLCIGEYPTISLAAARDHREEAKKLLANGHDPSAVKQEIKQEKIQEQANTFEAIAREWHEHKKSEWSEVNTKTVIDRLERDVFPEIGKYPIKIITHKMILDLANSVKQRGANELAKRIIQMCRHIYRYAIVTGRAETNIAEDLKGMVKAKPKSHFAAIEAKELPQFISDLRDHKAKLNRQTYLAVNFMMLTFVRTGEMIGAKWSEFDLEQKQWLVPGERMKMGKEHIVPLSRQAIEILEELRELHNHPIYVFPSRTNRSNTMSNNTILMALDRMGYRGKMTGHGFRALAMSTIMEKLGYRHEVPDAQLAHAKRGDVARAYDRAKFLPERAKMMQEWANYIDGVQTSRVIEWPKQRQTA; this comes from the coding sequence ATGAAACTCACCGCTAAAGCCTGTGAAGCCGCAAAACCCAAGGACAAAGCCTATAAATTGTTCGATGGTGGGGGCCTTTACCTCGAAGTGAAGCCCCCAAATAGCAAACTATGGCGTATGAAGTACCGTTACCTTGGTAAAGAAAAGAAGCTCTGCATAGGCGAATATCCAACAATCAGCTTGGCTGCGGCAAGAGACCACAGAGAAGAAGCTAAAAAATTGCTAGCAAATGGGCATGACCCCTCCGCTGTAAAACAAGAAATCAAGCAGGAAAAAATCCAAGAGCAAGCTAATACCTTTGAGGCCATAGCCCGTGAATGGCATGAACACAAAAAATCGGAGTGGTCAGAAGTAAACACAAAAACCGTTATCGATCGCTTAGAGCGTGATGTCTTTCCAGAGATCGGTAAATATCCAATCAAGATTATCACCCACAAAATGATTCTAGACCTCGCCAATAGCGTTAAGCAGCGCGGAGCCAATGAATTGGCTAAACGGATCATTCAAATGTGTAGGCATATATATCGCTATGCGATTGTTACAGGTCGAGCCGAAACAAACATTGCAGAAGATTTAAAAGGCATGGTCAAAGCAAAACCCAAAAGCCACTTTGCAGCTATTGAGGCCAAAGAATTACCACAATTTATTTCCGACCTTCGCGATCATAAAGCCAAACTTAATCGTCAAACTTATCTGGCTGTTAATTTTATGATGCTCACATTTGTAAGAACGGGAGAAATGATCGGAGCTAAATGGAGTGAATTTGATTTAGAGCAAAAACAATGGCTCGTTCCCGGCGAACGTATGAAGATGGGTAAGGAACATATCGTCCCGCTTTCACGCCAAGCAATCGAGATTTTAGAAGAGTTGCGCGAATTGCATAATCATCCCATCTATGTGTTTCCAAGCCGAACCAACCGAAGCAACACCATGAGCAACAACACAATCCTTATGGCATTAGATCGTATGGGATATAGAGGAAAAATGACAGGCCACGGTTTCCGTGCATTAGCTATGAGTACAATAATGGAAAAATTAGGCTATCGACATGAAGTGCCGGATGCTCAACTCGCCCACGCCAAGCGCGGAGATGTAGCCAGAGCTTACGACCGTGCGAAGTTTTTGCCAGAACGTGCAAAGATGATGCAAGAATGGGCAAATTATATTGATGGCGTTCAAACATCGAGAGTAATAGAATGGCCAAAGCAGCGGCAAACAGCATAA
- the recJ gene encoding single-stranded-DNA-specific exonuclease RecJ, which yields MAGSALFGVDNSLGNARWVLPPAETALVEKIARQYDLPEIVARLLVQRGVAAESVPSFLNPTLRSDLPDPFCMAGMTAMATDVAEAIAAGRKIGVFADFDVDGATSAALLIRFMRHLGVMTPFYIPDRLAEGYGPSVKAFQALKEQGAEIVLVCDCGITSFDTVAAGREMGLEIIVFDHHEAEDTLPEASHVIDPKRRDDTSGLDMLAACGVVFMACVAINNKLRELGYYRKTGQAEPPLKDWLDIVALGTVCDMVPLVGVNRLLVRHGFAQMARTENPGILALLSVSGVNDAPTPYTAGFVLGPRINAGSRVHEADLGARLLSTDDTEEARNIAFTLNDCNAHRKEIEQQMLAEAEGMIARERLDEQPLILVGDENWHPGLSGLVAGRLKEKYGKPCVVITYAPGETGGMEGRGSGRSVPGVNMGAAFIEARNRGLLTKGGGHAMAAGFTVLPDQLEAFRDFVFDHIGGQLAGQPVISETVVDGVLSVRGAQPDFVRLLGDHVGPFGQAHPEPLFVLPQVCVQKADIVGAGHVRAMISDWEGGSWMKAMAFRAADTPMGQALLNSNRQPLHLVGTFKLDNWGGTEKVEMHVQDAAPAREQVL from the coding sequence ATGGCTGGATCCGCCCTTTTCGGTGTGGATAATTCTCTGGGTAATGCCCGGTGGGTGTTGCCCCCGGCCGAGACGGCGCTTGTGGAAAAAATTGCGCGTCAGTATGATTTGCCGGAAATCGTGGCGCGGCTTTTGGTTCAGCGCGGCGTAGCGGCGGAAAGCGTGCCGTCTTTTCTCAATCCAACATTACGCAGTGATTTGCCCGATCCGTTTTGTATGGCCGGAATGACGGCGATGGCTACGGATGTGGCGGAGGCGATTGCCGCGGGCCGGAAGATTGGTGTTTTCGCTGATTTTGATGTTGATGGTGCGACATCGGCGGCGCTTTTGATCCGTTTTATGCGTCATCTGGGCGTCATGACCCCGTTTTATATCCCGGACCGGCTGGCCGAAGGCTATGGCCCCAGCGTTAAGGCTTTTCAGGCTTTGAAAGAGCAGGGCGCGGAGATTGTTCTGGTCTGCGATTGCGGTATCACGTCTTTTGATACGGTGGCCGCCGGGCGGGAAATGGGGCTGGAGATCATCGTGTTCGATCACCATGAAGCGGAGGATACGCTGCCGGAGGCATCCCATGTGATTGATCCCAAGCGCCGGGACGACACGTCGGGCCTTGATATGCTGGCGGCGTGCGGCGTGGTGTTTATGGCGTGCGTGGCGATTAACAACAAGTTGCGGGAGCTGGGCTATTATCGGAAAACCGGGCAGGCTGAACCACCTTTGAAGGACTGGCTGGATATTGTTGCGCTGGGGACGGTATGCGACATGGTGCCGCTGGTCGGGGTTAACCGGTTATTGGTGCGGCACGGTTTTGCACAAATGGCCCGGACGGAGAATCCCGGTATTCTGGCGCTTTTGTCGGTGTCCGGGGTCAATGACGCGCCAACGCCGTATACGGCCGGGTTCGTTTTAGGGCCACGGATCAATGCCGGTTCACGCGTGCATGAGGCTGATCTGGGGGCGCGGCTGTTATCTACGGATGATACGGAGGAAGCCCGGAATATAGCTTTTACCCTTAATGATTGTAACGCGCACCGCAAGGAAATCGAGCAGCAAATGCTGGCCGAGGCAGAGGGCATGATTGCGCGTGAGCGTCTGGATGAACAGCCCTTGATTCTGGTGGGGGATGAGAACTGGCATCCGGGGTTGTCCGGGCTGGTGGCCGGGCGGCTGAAGGAAAAATACGGCAAGCCGTGCGTGGTGATTACTTATGCGCCGGGAGAAACCGGCGGCATGGAAGGGCGCGGTTCCGGGCGCTCTGTGCCGGGCGTGAATATGGGCGCGGCCTTTATCGAAGCGCGTAACCGCGGGCTTTTAACCAAGGGCGGCGGGCATGCCATGGCGGCCGGGTTTACGGTTTTACCGGATCAACTTGAAGCCTTCCGGGATTTTGTCTTCGATCATATCGGGGGGCAGCTGGCCGGGCAGCCGGTGATTAGCGAGACGGTCGTTGACGGCGTTCTAAGCGTGCGCGGTGCGCAGCCCGATTTTGTCAGGTTGCTTGGCGATCATGTCGGGCCGTTCGGGCAGGCCCATCCCGAGCCTTTATTTGTTTTGCCGCAGGTCTGTGTGCAAAAGGCCGATATTGTCGGTGCCGGTCATGTGCGGGCGATGATTAGCGACTGGGAGGGCGGTTCCTGGATGAAGGCCATGGCTTTTCGCGCGGCCGATACGCCGATGGGGCAGGCTTTGTTGAACAGCAACCGGCAGCCGCTTCATCTGGTCGGAACATTTAAGCTGGATAACTGGGGCGGCACGGAAAAGGTTGAAATGCATGTGCAGGATGCAGCGCCGGCGCGGGAACAGGTTTTATAA
- the glpX gene encoding class II fructose-bisphosphatase, translating into MDRNVALEAVRVTEAAALSASRLIGRGDEKAADKAAVDAMRDSLNSLHISGTVVIGEGERDEAPMLYIGEKVGAGGPEIDIALDPLEGTTITANGGQNAMAVMAMTDKGGFLNAPDTYMQKIAVGPDVPADILDLDAPIEDVLQKLAQAKDTTIENLMICILDRPRHEGLISNVRAAGARITLIQDGDVSAVMATADPETGIDLYVGTGGAPEGVLAAAALQCTGGAMLGRLVFRNDEERDRAARWGISEADRDKIYDTNALAKPDNVMFAATGVTDGTTLKGVRRFPGGAVTHSIVMRSKSGTVRRLEVCHNFTRKAGRS; encoded by the coding sequence CTGGAGGCTGTGCGTGTCACGGAAGCGGCGGCGTTGTCGGCTTCGCGGTTAATTGGCCGCGGGGATGAAAAGGCTGCGGACAAGGCGGCGGTGGACGCGATGCGCGATTCGCTCAACAGCCTGCATATCAGCGGCACGGTTGTGATCGGTGAAGGCGAACGCGACGAGGCGCCGATGCTCTATATTGGCGAGAAGGTCGGTGCGGGCGGCCCGGAGATCGACATTGCTCTCGATCCGCTGGAGGGGACGACGATTACCGCCAATGGCGGCCAGAATGCGATGGCGGTGATGGCGATGACCGACAAGGGGGGCTTTTTGAACGCCCCGGATACCTATATGCAGAAAATTGCTGTGGGGCCGGATGTGCCGGCGGATATTCTCGATCTGGATGCGCCGATCGAAGATGTATTGCAAAAACTGGCGCAGGCCAAGGATACAACGATTGAGAATCTGATGATCTGTATTCTGGATCGCCCCCGGCATGAGGGGCTGATTAGCAATGTCCGGGCGGCAGGCGCGCGGATTACCCTGATTCAGGACGGGGATGTCAGTGCCGTGATGGCGACGGCCGACCCGGAGACCGGGATTGATCTGTATGTTGGCACAGGCGGTGCGCCTGAAGGGGTGCTGGCGGCGGCGGCGCTGCAATGTACGGGCGGCGCGATGCTGGGGCGGCTGGTGTTCCGTAATGACGAGGAACGTGACAGGGCGGCGCGCTGGGGGATATCCGAGGCGGACCGCGATAAGATCTATGATACGAATGCTCTGGCCAAACCCGACAACGTGATGTTTGCGGCGACGGGGGTGACGGATGGTACGACGTTGAAAGGGGTGCGGCGTTTTCCCGGCGGCGCGGTGACGCATTCGATTGTCATGCGTTCCAAATCCGGGACTGTGCGGCGGCTGGAAGTCTGTCATAATTTTACCCGTAAAGCGGGGCGTTCATAA